One Carassius auratus strain Wakin chromosome 44, ASM336829v1, whole genome shotgun sequence genomic window carries:
- the LOC113062070 gene encoding transcriptional repressor p66-beta-like, translating into MERMSEEALRLNLLKRGLEAQDERDEALAKRLKMEGHEAMERLKMLALLKRKDLAALEGAAVAAAMAEGKGPGGSQGLMGAVGYEEKMNGSLRVGGHGGPSKNGKENIVDEPVDMSARRSEIVRERCTPSPDVIILSDNEASSPRSTPHPEEKQHQANLEMFKGKTGDERQQMIKALREELRLEEAKLVLLKKLRQSQMQKENVVQKVPVVQNAPSSVQPSPMHSSQGLGKLPVRPGMHSSEPQSLRTAQGHTVIRSAANASLPPMMMSQRVIAPNPAQLQGQRMPSKPGMGRSSTGGLGNTVSYQQAASQQVGVSQRSGSSSAIYMNLAHMQAAGAAGVGVGVSGVGAVSPSTLSSSVASLNDQASSQAAAKLALRKQLEKTLLEIPPPKPPAPLLHFLPSAANSEFIYMVGLEEVVQSVIDSQGKMRGSLQHMEPFFCAQCRTDFTPHWKQEKSGRILCEQCMTSNQKKALKAEHTNRLKNAFVKALQQEQEIEQRLQQQAALSPSSAQTVPSVSKAETLIRHHALRQTPQPQAALQRGLSSSARGVLSNFAQASQLSVASGLLDMTSKRCGSSSSSSSSSRAQHDSRRQIYNIPGLNIAYLNPGAIGGHKASSLADRQREYLLDMIPPRSISQSITGQK; encoded by the exons ATGGAGCGGATGTCTGAGGAGGCGTTGAGGCTGAACCTGCTGAAGCGGGGTCTGGAGGCACAAGACGAGCGGGACGAGGCTCTGGCCAAGCGCCTGAAGATGGAGGGTCACGAGGCCATGGAGAGACTTAAGATGCTTGCCCTCCTTAAACGCAAGGATCTGGCCGCTTTGGAGGGGGCGGCGGTTGCGGCGGCCATGGCAGAGGGCAAAGGCCCGGGGGGCAGCCAGGGGCTGATGGGAGCTGTGGGCTACGAGGAGAAGATGAATGGAAGTTTGAGAGTCGGGGGCCATGGAGGGCCCAGTAAGAATGGGAAGGAAAACATAGTGGATGAGCCAGTGGACATGAGTGCCAGAAGGAG TGAAATAGTTCGGGAGCGGTGCACTCCATCGCCAGACGTTATCATTTTATCAGACAACGAGGCGTCCAGCCCCCGGAGCACGCCTCACCCTGAGGAGAAACAGCATCAGGCCAACCTGGAGATGTTTAAG gggAAGACTGGCGACGAGCGGCAGCAGATGATCAAAGCTCTCCGAGAGGAGCTCAGGCTGGAGGAGGCCAAGCTGGTGCTCCTGAAGAAACTGAGACAGAGTCAGATGCAGAAGGAGAACGTGGTGCAAAAG GTGCCAGTGGTCCAGAATGCCCCGTCATCAGTGCAGCCGTCACCCATGCACAGTTCACAGGGGCTCGGGAAACTACCCGTGCGGCCTGGCATGCACTCATCTGAGCCTCAGAGCCTGCGCACTGCACAG GGCCACACAGTAATCAGGTCTGCTGCCAATGCTTCTTTGCCCCCAATGATGATGTCACAGCGGGTTATTGCACCCAATCCTGCCCAGCTTCAGGGTCAGAGAATGCCCTCCAAGCCTGGCATGGGCCGCTCCTCCACAGGTGGTTTGGGGAACACAGTCAGCTATCAGCAG GCTGCCAGCCAGCAGGTGGGGGTCTCGCAGCGTTCAGGCTCGTCCTCGGCTATCTACATGAACCTGGCACACATGCAGGCAGCGGGAGCAGCTGGTGTCGGGGTGGGAGTGAGTGGGGTTGGTGCTGTCAGCCCCTCTACCCTTTCCTCCAGCGTCGCTTCTCTGAACGACCAGGCCAGCAGCCAAGCAGCCGCTAAACTGGCCCTCCGCAAGCAGCTGGAGAAGACCCTGCTGGAGATACCTCCACCTAAACCTCCAGCGCCCCTGCTGCACTTCCTGCCCTCTGCTGCCAACTCTGAGTTCATCTACATGGTGGGGCTGGAGGAGGTCGTGCAGAGCGTCATTGATAGTCAGG GTAAAATGCGGGGGTCACTGCAACACATGGAGCCGTTCTTCTGTGCCCAGTGCAGGACTGACTTCACCCCTCACTGGAAGCAGGAGAAAAGTGGTCGCATCCTCTGTGAGCAGTGCATGACGTCCAATCAGAAGAAGGCTTTGAAGGCTGAGCACACCAATAGGCTCAAGAACGCTTTCGTTAAGGCTCTGCAGCAAGAACAG GAAATAGAGCAGAGGTTGCAGCAGCAGGCCGCTCTGTCCCCCAGCTCCGCCCAGACTGTCCCCAGCGTGAGCAAAGCGGAGACCTTGATCCGACACCATGCCCTCCGACAG ACTCCCCAGCCACAGGCCGCTCTACAGCGGGGTTTGTCCAGCTCAGCACGAGGTGTCCTCTCTAACTTCGCCCAGGCCTCCCAGCTCTCAGTGGCCAGTGGGCTGCTGGATATGACAAGCAAGCGCTGTGGCAGCAGCAGCAGTTCCAGCAGCAGCAGTCGGGCTCAGCATGACAGCCGCAGGCAGATCTACAACATCCCTG GTCTGAATATTGCTTATCTAAATCCGGGAGCCATTGGGGGCCACAAGGCCTCCAGCCTAGCGGACCGTCAG